Genomic segment of Dromiciops gliroides isolate mDroGli1 chromosome 3, mDroGli1.pri, whole genome shotgun sequence:
GTTTTGAAAGGGCATGTTCGTGGTCCAGCAGCTCCTCAGAAGGAGCCAATtctgtttcttctccttctccaagATCCCTGCTCAATGTCTCCTCTGGCTCACTTGGCAAGCTCTGCTGGTCCAGATCTGCAGGGATGGGAAGCAGGGTCAGCCCTGTGCTTCTGATAACCAGATCAACCAGACACTGAGAAAGCTGGGGCCAGATCTCCAATCTgaactgggagggggagggggattaGCTAGGGCTTAGAGACCAGGACTTCCAGGGGCTCTTGTGTGGGGAATAAAGGATGGAGGCCTGACGATTCAGTAAAGATCCTATGGCAGAGCATAGGATGCCGGGATGGACAGGGGGCCTATGCTGGGTAGAGAGGAAGATTTCCCCATACCCTCAGAGACATCTGTCAGCTGTGGAGTAGTGGCTCGAGATACAGAGAAGCCACCGCTCTCCAAAATTGAGGCCTCTTCATCTGATAGTTCTGAGTCTGTAATAGCCAAGGCAAGCGCTGTTTTCTTCACGTCTACCTGCACCAGAGAAATGAATGATAGTAACTGACACTTATGTACTCCTCATCTGAATACAAGCAAGTAAGCAGTCCTTCAGTTTTTCAGGAACCCCCTTCCATCTCTGTCTTCCAACCCCCTAACGTGACAATATTTGCAAAACCTATCTCCTAGGGTACAAACATTCTACCTGAGAGCACAACTCCCTCAGAAAGATTCCCCTCAGCCTTCCATTCTTTTACCAAGATCTCACCACTGGGGAGAAGCCAGctagctctgcctcactttcaCTCTCCGTCTCTGCTGTTGGTTCATCACCTCCCGGGGGCATGCTCCTCATCTGCCGCTCTGGGGAGAAGGTAAAGTAGGCTAGAGGTTGACAAAATTGAGAGGGGGCAGCGGTGGACCACATACAACCATAGGAAAGCCCACAAGCCAGGGTTTGCCATGCCAGCCTCCCTGGTTTTTCCCAAGGCTCAGGGCCCTCCCTTACTCTTCTTGTCGTGTTTGTGATGCAGGGCCTCAGCTTTCATGCTGTAGTCTAGCTGCATGAGCAGGGGCTCCAGCCGGGTGTACATCCTCTGGATCAGCTCGTGATAAACGACCAGGGGCCACAGCAGGATACTCAGCACTATGAGTCAGTCAGAAAGCCTACTCAGTTCCCCCggccccactcccctcccccggAGGCTTCTCAGTCAGACGGTCTCCAGACACACGCTGATGCTGCTCCCCTGCCCAGCCTAATCCCCCACTGAGGACCAACGTTTTAGCTTTTTCAGAGACCTACATATTTACAGTTGGgataaaggggaggaggaagggaggcatTTATATggcccctactatgtgcaaggcattatgctaagcactttccaaccCTCAGAAATAAGTATTGCTggtatctctattttacagttgagaaaattaagGTAACCAgggcttgagtgacttgcctagagtcacacaggtctaagtgtctgaagccagatttgaattcaggtcctctggactccagggccatgattctatctactgagtcacctagctgccagggaGGCAGTGTCTTCTCTGGCAAAGCACAGAGAAGGAAGACCAAAAAAACAGGGGCTAAATTCTACTCACACACAATGTAGGATATCATAATCCCTGGAACGTAGTGTCCCAGCATGGCCAGCACTGCACAACCAGAGCATACTCGAGCACAGAACTGCAGAAAAAGCACAGGTCTGAGAAGAGAAGTTGGGCTATCACAGGCTCTCAGCTGGTTAAGAGGGATGGAGTTCCTCTGCCTCATTCTATAACTTATGCACCATAACCCAGGTCAGGAACACAAGGCAATTTGTCATTggcatctataaaattaaggcaACTACTTTGCCTTAATTGCAAGCAGCCCCAAGATACTGGTGACCAAGTTCTAGAGAAGATGCCAGGGGAGGCTTGAACTAGGGTATTGAATGCTCCCATAAAGGTCTGGCAATGATGAATATGGTTTCAAAGGACAGGCAGAGCTCTATGAAGGCCTACCCCACAGGAGGTAGACCCTATTCTTCCCTCCTGGTGCCCTGTGTGGGCTAGGAGAGTTACCTGGGCTGGGTTCTGTCTCTTGTACTGAAGCAGCTCCTGAAGATGAATCTGGAAGGTGAGCCAGCTCTCAGCCAGGTAGCGGCACAACTCAGGCACACTCAGCAGATGAGGCCGGGCGCCTGGCCCTGCACCCTCACTGGGGAGACATGACACGATGCCTGGAAGTCTCAGGCATCAGCTGCCCTGCCTTCTCTCTAGAACAGAAGTTTTTAACCTAGGGtctctgaactttaaaaaaaaaatgtttttagaacTGTATTTAAAGTTTCCATTGTAatccattgtatttattttgtacgtTTGAAAACTTTGTTGTAAAAAGAGGTCTGTAGGTTTCAACAGATTGTCCAACGGATCCATCAAGCAAAAAAAGTTGAATACCCCTGTTCCAGGGattccaatgaagtattttagACAGAACACtagcatctgtaaaataaggttgcCTTTAGAGATACACCTACTTTGCCTTCATTGCAAGCAGCCCCAGGACACTGGTGAGTAAGCTCTAGAGAAAATACCCAGAAAGGTTTGCAGCTACTGTATTGAAGGCTTCCATAAGGGTCTGGCAATGATGAATACAGTTTCAAAGGGCAGGCAAGGTTCTGTGAAGGCCCACCTCATAGGAGGCAGACCCCAAGTGGAAAACTCCACTTCCCTGACTCAAATGCCCTGCTATCACCACCCCACAGCATCCAATTCCCTGCCCTAAGGAGTCTCAACTATTTCCACTTGAGCCAGTGACAAAGGACACTTTGTGGCTAACTTCCACCACGAGGACTCTTCTGGGACCTGTACCTAGGCCAGGAAGCTTCCACACACCCCACATCTTGATCAGGCACCTCCCCAGGTTGTGTACCCTAAAAAGAGGTTTAGGGTTTCCCCAGCTGGATGCAGAAGGGAGTCAAGCGGGTCTTGTACTTACCTGTCAGAGTGTGTCTCTTCTGGGGTTGAAGCTATGAAGAGAGGAGGAGCAGGTCACTGAACAGGTAGATGGAGAACGTGCCCCTCCTCCTCATGATTTGGGGTGACAAGCTAGGTCAGGGCCACAGTCACTCGGGGTGGAGAAGGGGGGCTTTCAGAAATCTGGGCGTGCACATCCCACTCCCCACGCCCCCTACCTCGCGCTCACCTGAAAAGTCAGCCAGGAAGTGGGGCTGCCAGAGATCCAGCAGCAAGTAGCCCAAAAGGGAGATgctgaggaggaagaagggcCGAAGGGACGAGGAGGACAgcaacctggggggggggggcggagagccGGCTCAGCTCGAGGCGTGGGGAAGAGCGGGCAGCAGCCCCCAGGagcccccgccccaccccccaccccgtccCGGCCCCCAGGCTGCACCATACCGGACCCTCGGGTGGCCCCGGCCCCGCCCCCCGCCGCGCCTCGGGCCCCGCCCCCGGCCCCGCCCCTTCCCGGCCCTCCGCTCCCGGCGGCGGCTGCGGCCGTGGCCGTTACCAGAAGAGGCCGTTGATCGCGGCGGCCAAGACGAAGCTGTGCAGAGGCCTCTCCCACACCAGCAGCCGCTGCGCCGCCGCCAGCGCCGCCTCCCAGCCCCGGAGCCGCAGCCACAGCGCCGTGGCCAGACGCCCCACCGCCTCGGCCGCCGCCTTCTCCTCCGCCTCGGCCGTCGCCTCGCCCATAGCCAGGCTGAGACCCAGTCCCACGCCCAGCCCCAGGCCCGAGCCCGAGCCCGGGCTcaggccgccgccgccgccgccgccgccgctcgcCATGGCCCAGCAGCAGCTGCCGCTCGGAGCGAGCCCGAGCTGCGCGGCCGCCGCCGGGGGCGCGTCAGGCGGAAGGGGGCGCACGCCGCAGAGACCGCCCTGGGGGCCGGGGGCACCACGTGACGGGGGCGGCCGCGGAGCGCGAGCTCCGCACGTGACCAGGGACCAACCGCCCCGGGGGCGGGGCAGGACGCGAGGCGCGTGCGCGGCCGGCGACACGCCTCCCGGATGTAAATCCCGGAGAGGACGGGCGTCGATCGCGTAGATCCCGGCTGTCTGAGACTCGGGCACCGCTCTAAGCGGGCTCCTGCGAGTTCATTGCCGCAGGGAATATTCTCGGCCTTGCTATTCTGGAGGGGTTTCGGGGTTAGGGAAAGTGGTGCTTCCGTACTGCGGGTTACTTTCCGGGTGACCCAGGCTAGGGCGTCAGGGGCCAGCGGCCACGGGTATTGGGGAGTTAGTGCCGCAGAACCCTCGTGATAACTGCCCTGGGGTCCCGGGCGCCTGAGGGCTGTTGGAGCGCGCCTGGGAAAGGGCATAGTCCTTTCGGGGCTTGCACCTGGTACGGTCGGCCCCGCCCCGTCAAATACGTAATCAGGGCccaccccctttctcctcccccggCGGTGAAAAACAAACAACCGCGAGTGACCCAATTCGGTACCTCGGGCGGGCGGATGTGGGCTACGCCCTGATGACAGACATGTTGACAGAGGGAGTGCCCGACGCTAACCTGAACACCGTGTGATGATGTTGATGAGACACAAAAACAGTTTTACTAAACAACCAAGTTTCCCTAAACGCCAGCtcgtctgttttcttttgctcaTGCCCAAACTTTGCTTTGCGATAGTTTGCCCTTATTAGTCAGAAAGTCGTGCTACGAGCCGAGCAATGAGCTAAGcaccctaccctcaaagagcttaggtTGTAATGGAGAACGTGCACGTAAATAGAGCAGGGGAAGGTAGCCTTGACGGAGGGACGTCTGAGCTAGCCAGGGGTTCGACTAGGCGGAGGTGGGGACTAGAGAATTTCCCGTTCTCGCCCGGGACGGACGCTCTTAAGGACGCGTAGCCTTGGAAGTTCAGCATACTTTTTTCACCCGAGAAAACTGATGCTCGGGGAGCGCCTCCCCCTTTCCTCCGCCCCACCCCCAGCAGGCAGGCTGGGGATTGGAGAAAACCGGGACGAGGCTCCGCCCACCCAAGACGGAACCGGAAGCGCGGGCCGCGGAAGCTTCGCGAGAGCCGGCACCGCCCCGTTGTCAGTGGAGCTGTCGGAGTCGGATCGGGCACCGAGGAGGACACCGGAGGccacctttctcctcccttcctctaccCCAGGTGGCGGCGGCGGGATGGACCTGTCCGGGCTCCTGCTGGACGAGGAGGGCGCCTTCTCGCTCGCGGGCTTCCAAGAATTCACGGTGGGTACCAGCAGCCTGGGCCggccccaacccccacccccggGGCGCTCATGGTCCCGCTCCTCGGCTGCTGAGCGCTCTGCCCTTGCTCTCGAGGCTCCGGCTGACCAGGAGACACGTGCGGCGGCTGCTCCTGCCCCCAGGGCCCTCTGCCCAGCCGGGTGGTGCGTACGGGAGGCCGGGGCTCTGTAGGCCCACGGTAGAGAGGGGTGGGGAATATTAGTAGGGCCTCGGAACCCTTCCTCTTCGCAACTGGGGTATCCGAGGCAGCCTGGTGCTGTGGGAAGAGGGAGCCCGGAAGGTGGAGTCAggacctggattcgaatcctaCCAGAATGACGTTGGGCCAGCCCCCTAATCTCCCTGTACTTCAGTTAACTCACCTCTgaagtaaaatgagagggctggactgtGATTTGAGAGGCTAGAGCAGATGGTCTCTAAGGGAGAGGCAACATGGCAAGTAGATACTAGATTTTATTAAGGGTgagctgggttcagatcctgccacAAATAACGTGCTAGCTGTGTCAGCCtgaacaagtcacaacttctttaAGCCTCCCTTTGCTTCCATCTTAGGGTTGTGAGAGTCAAAAGAAGTCAAGTTTATGGTAGACCTTTTCATACCTCAAAATTCGACATCACTTGTCACTATTGTAAGAGTCCAAAAGCATGAAGGCACGTATTGTCTCTTgaccagaataatttttttttcacatttttcctgTTTCAGTTTCTCCCTGGACATCAAAAATTGAGTGAGCGAGTCAGAAAGCGACTTTACTATGGCTGGGACCCAGATTGTGGCCTAGAAGAACTATCCAGTCCTGTGGCAGGtcagactctgtgtgtgtgtgtgcgcacgcgcgcgcgcacatacATGCCAATGAAAGACAACTGGATAGTAGgacatttataaatgttttttaactgACTGATATATATGACAGTGTTTTG
This window contains:
- the RETREG2 gene encoding reticulophagy regulator 2; its protein translation is MASGGGGGGGGLSPGSGSGLGLGVGLGLSLAMGEATAEAEEKAAAEAVGRLATALWLRLRGWEAALAAAQRLLVWERPLHSFVLAAAINGLFWLLSSSSLRPFFLLSISLLGYLLLDLWQPHFLADFSASTPEETHSDSEGAGPGARPHLLSVPELCRYLAESWLTFQIHLQELLQYKRQNPAQFCARVCSGCAVLAMLGHYVPGIMISYIVLLSILLWPLVVYHELIQRMYTRLEPLLMQLDYSMKAEALHHKHDKKKRQMRSMPPGGDEPTAETESESEAELAGFSPVVDVKKTALALAITDSELSDEEASILESGGFSVSRATTPQLTDVSEDLDQQSLPSEPEETLSRDLGEGEETELAPSEELLDHEHALSKQALDSEEEEEVAAKGTLLQLTSPLHFVNTHFNGAGSPSAGIRAPLGGSMESLSPELASDSLNTVPSPLAAPLCHAESSKVPSPPVLLPIPQDCALPTHAPGEEEETLTSEDFELLDQRELEQLEVELGLGPGTPPEPPDAPPPIPDAPLPALPDQKAGATVEP